Proteins from one Clupea harengus chromosome 17, Ch_v2.0.2, whole genome shotgun sequence genomic window:
- the ube4a gene encoding ubiquitin conjugation factor E4 A: protein MTDQGNNNQNISRNPFAALFSSLADAKQFALGQKQQEHSKPPLEDSGDSQSESENSVSDSIEDNDDSVAEISRSFRSRQELCEQLNVNHMIQRIFLITLDNSDPSLRGGNGIPSRCVFLEEMAADLDGQDWLDMDSIEQALFSRLLMLEPGNHLIYMTSCNAVNLSADRDAGDKCAVPYLYACYQRAKEEVTKVPEKLLSFAVHCKNLIVSNARTVLLTPEIYISQNVYEQLLDLLLEGVNSAQLDLVVEFLDEVIAGLLTDQEVRTFGEVMVPVFDIFQGRVKDLDLCQLLLYSYLDVFLYFSQQKDIAKVLVEHIQPKDPSNGLQYQKTLLGTILNISCLLKTPGVVENHGYFLNPSRSSPQEMKVQESNIHQFMGQFQDKLHLILKNLLQQSSETRHLLLSWLGGCLQANTGRTKIWANQMPEIFFQMYASDAFFLNLGAALLKLCQPFCRPNSPKLLTFNPTYSALGELSEDERRNRNVHARGLDKETCLIPIPPQQNVEFAQSYSLLTENLILTQLTLHIGFHRLHDQMVKLNQSLHRLQGSWREAQLSGGPAAEQLREQFEHLMTVYLSTKAAATQPAMLQNCLNLQASCASLLVQVGLNNQGPEHIPLRFPLPPLNNSHLCYVPEFFVDNLGDFFIFLRRFADEVLETSAESLEQVLNFITMFLGNVERMSNPHLRAKLAEVLEAVMPHMEAAASGTTQPIMFQRQRVFCTYCHAPCLAEALMTVFVDIEFTGDPHQFEQKFNYRRPMYSILKYMWNTESYRESIKRLATYASENLEAMNPPLFLRFLNLLMNDAIFLLDEAIQFLSKIKVLQLERDRGAWDDLLPDARREKESSLQMLGQLGRFHNIMSNETIGTLAFLTSEIKGIFVHPFLAERIISMLNYFLQHLVGPKMGALKVKDFSEFDFKPHQLVSDICTIYLNLGNEENFCASVPKDGRSYSPTLFCQTARVLKKINKPGEMIVSFSLLADKIKSLADRHQQEEETYSDAPDEFLDPIMSTVMLDPVILPSSNVTVDRSTIARHLLSDQTDPFNRSPLTMDQIRPNEELKQQILQWLAEHKKEIQQMGPSG, encoded by the exons GTGATCCAAGTCTCAGAGGAGGCAATGGCATCCCTTCACGTTGTGTGTTCCTTGAGGAGATGGCTGCTGACCTTGATGGACAGGATTGGCTTGACATGGACAGTATTGAGCAG GCTTTATTCAGCAGACTGCTGATGTTGGAGCCTGGCAATCACCTCATTTACATGACATCATGCAATGCGGTGAACCTGTCTGCAGACCGAGATGCTGGCGATAAATGCGCTGTACCATACCTTTATGCTTGCTACCAAAGAGCCAAAGAAGAG GTCACAAAAGTGCCAGAGAAACTCTTGTCCTTCGCCGTGCACTGCAAGAACCTTATCGTGTCCAACGCGCGCACGGTCCTTCTAACCCCAGAGATCTACATCAGCCAGAATGTTTACGAGCAACTCCTGGACCTTCTGCTTGAAGGAGTCAATAGCGCAC AGCTTGACCTGGTAGTTGAGTTTCTAGATGAGGTTATTGCCGGCCTGCTGACTGACCAGGAGGTGCGCACCTTTGGGGAGGTGATGGTGCCAGTTTTTGATATTTTTCAAGGCCGCGTCAAAGACTTGGACCTGTGCCAGCTGCTGTTGTACTCCTACCTGGATGTTTTCCTCTACTTCAGCCAACAGAAAGACATCGCAAAG GTTCTGGTAGAGCACATTCAACCGAAAGACCCCAGCAATGGGTTGCAGTACCAGAAGACGCTTCTAGGCACCATCCTGAATATTTCCTGTCTGCTTAAAACCCCTGGCGTGGTGGAGAATCACGGCTACTTCCTAAATCCCTCACGCTCCAGTCCACAGGAAATGAAGGTTCAAGAGTCCAACATCCACCAA TTCATGGGTCAGTTTCAAGACAAGCTGCACCTCATCCTTAAGAATCTGCTGCAGCAGTCTAGCGAGACTCGCCACCTGCTGCTCTCCTGGCTGGGAGGCTGCCTGCAAGCCAACACCGGCCGCACCAAGATCTGGGCCAACCAGATGCCGGAAATATTTTTCCAGATGTACGCCTCTGACGCGTTCTTCCTCAACTTGGGGGCGGCCCTGCTCAAGCTGTGCCAGCCGTTCTGCCGGCCCAACTCCCCCAAACTGTTGACCTTTAACCCTACGTACAGCGCCCTGGGGGAGCTGAGCGAGGATGAGAGGCGGAACAGAAACGTCCACGCCAGAG GTCTGGACAAGGAGACGTGTCTGATCCCCATACCCCCTCAACAGAATGTGGAGTTTGCCCAGTCATATAGCCTGCTCACAGAGAACCTTATCCTCACACAACTCACCCTTCACATAGGCTTCCACAG ACTTCACGATCAGATGGTGAAGCTGAACCAGTCACTGCACCGGTTGCAGGGCTCGTGGCGTGAGGCACAGCTGAGCGGGGGGCCCGCCGCCGAGCAGCTGCGCGAGCAATTCGAGCACCTCATGACCGTCTACCTGTCCACCAAAGCGGCCGCCACGCAGCCTGCCATGCTGCAGAACTGCCTCAACCTCCAGGCCTCTTGCGCCTCTCTGCTCGTGCAGGTGGGCCTCAACAACCAGGGCCCCGAGCACATCCCCCTCCGCTTCCCCCTGCCCCCGCTCAACAACAGCCATCTCTGCTACGTGCCAG AATTCTTTGTGGACAACCTTGGAGACTTTTTTATCTTCCTGCGGCGGTTTGCTGATGAGGTCCTTGAGACGTCAGCTGAGAGTCTAGAGCAGGTCCTCAACTTCATCACCATGTTCTTGGGCAACGTGGAGAG AATGTCCAACCCCCACCTGCGCGCCAAACTGGCAGAGGTACTGGAGGCCGTCATGCCACACATGGAGGCGGCCGCATCGGGCACTACCCAGCCCATCATGTTTCAGCGTCAAAGGGTCTTCTGCACATACTGCCACGCCCCCTGCCTGGCTGAGGCACTTATGACTGTTTTTGTAGATATTGAGTTCACCG GTGATCCTCACCAGTTTGAACAGAAGTTTAATTACAGAAGGCCAATGTACTCAATTCTGAAGTATATGTGGAACACTGAGAGCTATAGAGAGAGCATTAAG CGTCTTGCCACATATGCATCTGAAAACCTGGAAGCCATGAATCCTCCTCTATTTCTGCGGTTTCTGAATCTCCTGATGAATGACGCCATCTTCCTGCTCGATGAGGCCATCCAG TTCCTGAGCAAAATCAAAGTGCTGCAGCTGGAGCGAGATCGTGGCGCATGGGACGATCTCCTGCCCGACGCCCGCAGAGAGAAGGAGTCCAGTCTGCAGATGTTAGGGCAGCTGGGCCGCTTCCACAACATCATGTCCAACGAGACCATCGGCACTTTGGCTTTCCTCACATCAG AAATAAAGGGTATTTTTGTTCACCCCTTCTTGGCTGAGAGGATCATCTCCATGCTGAACTACTTCCTTCAACACCTAGTAGGGCCCAAAATGGGTGCCCTGAAGGTGAAAGACTTCAGTGAGTTTGACTTCAAACCTCATCAACTGGTCTCTGACATCTGTACCATCTACCTCAATCTGGG AAACGAGGAAAACTTTTGTGCAAGTGTCCCAAAGGATGGACGTTCGTATTCCCCAACGCTGTTTTGCCAAACAGCCAGAGTCCTCAAGAAGATAAACAAACCTGGTGAAATGATTGTGTCTTTCAGTCTGCTAGCAGACAAAATTAAG TCCCTGGCAGACCGACATCAGCAAGAGGAGGAGACCTACTCAGATGCTCCAGACGAGTTCTTAGACCCAATCATGTCCACTGTTATGCTTGACCCTGTAATACTTCCCTCTTCAAACGTCACAGTGGATCGGTCCACAATAGCACGGCATCTCCTCAG CGATCAGACCGACCCTTTCAATCGCAGTCCTCTGACCATGGATCAGATTCGTCCCAACGAGGAGCTCAAACAACAGATCTTACAGTGGCTGGCTGAACACAAGAAAGAGATACAACAGATGGGGCCCAGTGGATAG